The following proteins are encoded in a genomic region of Sulfurimonas sp. HSL3-7:
- a CDS encoding Dabb family protein — MIVHIVMFTFKEENKAENIAKAKEMLEALVEKIDPLLSMEVGIDFNGSERAMDLSLISTFETKEGLAEYATHPAHLEVVAFIKEVTTSSKVVDYEK, encoded by the coding sequence ATGATCGTTCATATTGTGATGTTTACATTCAAAGAGGAAAACAAGGCAGAAAATATTGCCAAGGCTAAAGAGATGCTTGAAGCACTTGTCGAAAAGATCGATCCGCTGCTTTCCATGGAAGTGGGCATTGATTTCAACGGCAGTGAACGGGCGATGGACCTCTCCTTGATCTCGACATTTGAAACAAAAGAGGGGCTGGCGGAGTATGCCACGCATCCGGCGCATCTGGAAGTTGTTGCTTTCATTAAAGAGGTGACGACATCAAGCAAAGTGGTGGATTACGAAAAGTAA
- a CDS encoding phospholipase D-like domain-containing protein, giving the protein MQSNLFEFLGLHGVFIITEIIIVFAMLHMLYQRRSPTSIISWLLLMVIVPYVSILLYVIFGIRKRPVKKSKSSLHVKGVGETAGKVNSIDGILRSNGIAGVSAHNSFEFISDNVKAYETLMDEIKNAKKSISLSTYLLKKDKVTKTIINALIEKASEGIHVRLLLDSLGSYKLYFFQGPLKKLRKAGCEVHFFMPLLRLPYQNSINLRNHRKIYLFDETTLITGGMNLSKKYMGPAKDPRQWGDILFKSQGDAAYQYAQIFEADWAYATGSALRQAALPVKKVYGDAYIQVVPSGPDIEGDALFEALISAIHSATERIWIVTPYFLPDETLMLALRIAKHKGLDIKLITPKQSDHIVADLSRSSYMRELQEEGIDLVLYTGNILHAKAILFDRKAVMIGSVNIDNRSLLLNYEAVSFAYSETIIGEIEAWMKGFIDNAETRMPEASKLRRIIENFMRILAPQL; this is encoded by the coding sequence ATGCAAAGTAACCTGTTCGAATTTTTGGGCCTGCACGGCGTTTTTATCATAACCGAGATCATCATCGTGTTTGCCATGCTGCATATGCTCTATCAAAGACGTTCTCCGACAAGTATCATATCCTGGCTCCTGCTGATGGTGATCGTACCCTACGTCTCCATTCTGCTCTACGTTATCTTCGGTATTCGCAAACGTCCGGTTAAAAAGAGCAAGTCTTCGCTGCACGTCAAAGGGGTCGGTGAAACGGCAGGAAAGGTCAACAGCATCGACGGTATCCTGCGTTCCAACGGCATTGCCGGGGTAAGCGCACATAACAGTTTCGAGTTTATCAGTGACAATGTCAAAGCCTACGAAACCCTAATGGATGAGATCAAAAATGCGAAGAAGAGCATCAGTCTCAGCACCTATCTCCTGAAAAAAGACAAGGTCACAAAAACAATCATCAATGCCCTGATAGAGAAAGCCTCAGAAGGTATTCATGTACGGCTGCTGCTTGACTCGCTCGGCTCCTACAAACTCTATTTTTTTCAAGGTCCGCTCAAAAAACTGAGAAAAGCGGGATGTGAGGTCCACTTTTTCATGCCTCTTCTTCGTCTGCCCTATCAGAACTCCATCAATCTTCGCAACCACCGCAAGATCTACCTTTTTGACGAAACCACCCTGATCACCGGAGGGATGAACCTCTCAAAGAAGTATATGGGACCGGCAAAGGACCCGCGTCAATGGGGGGATATACTGTTCAAATCACAGGGGGATGCGGCCTACCAGTATGCCCAGATCTTTGAAGCCGACTGGGCCTATGCCACCGGTTCTGCACTTCGCCAGGCAGCCCTGCCTGTTAAGAAAGTCTACGGTGACGCCTATATCCAGGTCGTACCCTCCGGACCCGACATCGAAGGGGATGCCCTTTTTGAAGCGCTCATCAGTGCGATCCACTCCGCGACAGAGCGCATCTGGATCGTCACCCCCTATTTTTTACCCGATGAGACCCTGATGCTGGCACTTCGAATCGCCAAACACAAAGGGCTTGATATCAAACTGATCACACCGAAACAATCCGATCACATCGTCGCCGACTTGAGCCGAAGTTCCTACATGCGCGAACTCCAGGAAGAAGGCATTGATCTGGTCTTGTATACAGGTAATATTCTGCATGCCAAAGCCATTCTCTTTGACAGGAAGGCGGTCATGATCGGCTCAGTCAATATTGACAACCGCTCTTTGCTGCTCAATTACGAAGCCGTCAGTTTTGCCTATTCTGAAACCATCATCGGCGAGATAGAGGCGTGGATGAAAGGTTTTATCGACAATGCAGAGACGCGAATGCCGGAGGCTTCAAAATTGCGTCGTATCATAGAAAATTTCATGCGTATCTTAGCTCCGCAGCTCTAA
- a CDS encoding class I SAM-dependent methyltransferase yields MQCKICEGQTHAFFDDYMQCMTYHCPECEFLFKDPQAIVSDEKELKVYQQHNNTEENLGYVAMFQDFIDKTIAPHKEKIETALDFGSGPNPVLARMLEREGFATDHYDKFFAPEKVYQGKRYDLITSTEVIEHIADVRGIIQLLTEHLNPGGYLALMTQFHSNTQEHYLQWWYRRDPTHIVFCKPKSFEILAKQFGLTLFYHDDKKVVLLQKNSNL; encoded by the coding sequence ATGCAGTGCAAAATCTGTGAAGGCCAGACACATGCTTTTTTCGATGACTATATGCAGTGCATGACCTACCACTGCCCGGAGTGCGAATTCCTTTTTAAAGATCCGCAGGCGATCGTCTCTGACGAAAAAGAGCTGAAGGTCTATCAGCAGCACAACAATACCGAAGAGAATCTCGGCTATGTAGCGATGTTCCAGGACTTTATCGACAAGACAATAGCACCCCATAAAGAGAAGATCGAAACGGCCCTCGACTTCGGATCGGGGCCGAATCCCGTCCTAGCCAGGATGCTCGAGAGAGAGGGGTTTGCAACCGACCACTACGACAAGTTCTTCGCCCCCGAAAAGGTCTATCAAGGCAAGCGTTACGACCTTATCACCTCGACTGAAGTGATCGAACACATTGCCGATGTCCGGGGTATCATACAGCTCTTGACAGAACATCTCAATCCGGGCGGCTACCTGGCGCTGATGACGCAGTTCCACAGCAACACGCAAGAGCACTATCTGCAGTGGTGGTACCGGCGCGATCCGACACATATCGTCTTCTGCAAACCAAAAAGTTTTGAGATATTGGCAAAACAGTTCGGTCTGACTCTTTTCTATCATGATGACAAAAAGGTCGTTTTACTACAAAAGAATAGCAATTTGTAA